A single Mercenaria mercenaria strain notata chromosome 9, MADL_Memer_1, whole genome shotgun sequence DNA region contains:
- the LOC123548163 gene encoding uncharacterized protein LOC123548163, with protein sequence MAYTHEVLSIVLVCFVGYAVSAGTTRGTTVYHEPSISAGIRFGYDAVLHYLIAQTSGTCFMAPLNHDEMDHIHTTRGLEDLEIKMVREWIGQFAETRIYHGDPNLPEDTRKMCSNRDIFLLQRDVDTSSPLSPLATAQP encoded by the exons ATGGCGTACACTCACGAAGTACTGAGCATCGTG CTGGTATGTTTTGTGGGTTATGCGGTCAGTGCAGGCACTACCAGAGGAACTACGGTATACCATGAACCATCCATATCCGCCGGCATACGGTTCGGCTATGATGCTGTCCTG CACTATCTCATTGCTCAAACGTCCGGCACGTGCTTTATGGCTCCACTGAACCACGACGAAATGGACCATATTCATACAACTAGAGGACTAGAAGATCTTGAG ATAAAAATGGTGCGAGAATGGATTGGACAATTCGCAGAAACCAGAATTTACCATGGCGATCCAAATCTACCAGAAGATACCAGGAAAATGTGTTCAAACAGAGATATCTTTCTTCTACAGAGAGACGTCGATACATCGTCCCCTCTGTCCCCTCTTGCGACTGCACAACCATGA
- the LOC123548164 gene encoding mesenchyme-specific cell surface glycoprotein-like isoform X2, producing the protein MIHPIKDCSKVIVAIEAEPYIDTIHDRLVDNPGGVGVITFTDSPSGDYSYNVVDFRKFNARFTELEKTGVRWINRENNTFANDIEPEYIAFNADETKAYICLQENNAIAVFDMKTEQIEDILGLGFKNWNYYTMDASDKDGGIHMRPWPVFGMYQPDSIKHYTHQGVDYLIMGNEGDSKDYGPYLTEEIQVKDVELSSLFESNETIRREMQEKSQLGRLKVAAGDGKNRETGKYDKLYAFGGRSFSIRRADTMELVYDSGIEIAHKTSLLHSNLFNSGYKEGHLVAASMDSRSDNKGPETESVTMGHFGDTTLLMIGNERPGTIAVYTIDERLSEVAPTFVTLLTGINRTDDTWDNLYKNREISMLDPEDIRFIQGEESPNGKPLLLVSGSTSGTVSIIEVNVDLSYQQDDPVTAQIRSSASFVCLSKVLLVIYIGLFLWGRWERNLPV; encoded by the exons ATGATTCATCCCATCAAAGACTGCAGTAAAGTTATTGTTGCAATTGAAGCAGAGCCATACATTGATACAATCCACGACAGACTTGTTGATAACCCTGGTGGAGTTGGCGTCATAACGTTCACAGATTCCCCATCCGGAGACTACAGCTACAATGTGGTTGACTTTAGAAAATTCAATGCAAG ATTCACGGAGTTGGAAAAGACCGGGGTCCGTTGGATCAACAGAGAAAACAACACGTTTGCTAACGATATTGAGCCAGAATACATCGCCTTTAATGCTGATGAAACTAAAGCTTATATATGTTTACAG GAGAATAACGCAATTGCCGTGTTTGATATGAAAACTGAACAAATAGAAGACATTTTAGGACTTGGTTTCAAAAACTGGAATTATTATACAATGGACGCAAGTGATAAGGACGGAG GTATACACATGCGACCTTGGCCTGTGTTTGGTATGTATCAACCAGATTCGATCAAACACTACACGCACCAAGGCGTTGACTACCTTATAATGGGTAATGAAGGTGATTCCAAAGATTATGGACCATATTTAACAGAGGAAATTCAAGTGAAAGATGTCGAACTTTCATCATTGTTTG AGAGCAACGAGACTATCAGACGTGAGATGCAAGAGAAATCACAATTAG GACGGTTAAAGGTCGCTGCTGGGGACGGAAAGAATCGTGAAACTGGAAAATACGATAAACTTTATGCATTTGGTGGAAGAAGCTTTTCTATAAGACGTGCGGACACGATGGAACTTGTGTATGACAGTGGTATTGAGATCGCTCACAAAACTTCGTTACTGCACTCAAATTTATTTAATAGTGGCTATAAGGAGGGACATCTGGTGGCGGCCTCAATGGATAGTAGATCTGATAATAAG GGCCCGGAAACAGAAAGTGTAACAATGGGACATTTTGGAGATACAACCTTGTTGATGATTGGTAATGAAAGGCCTGGAACAATTGCCGTATACACGATTGATGAACGTTTGTCTGAGGTAGCACCGACATTTGTAACACTTCTAACTGGCATCAACAGAACTGATGATACCTGGGACAACCTTTATAAAAATAGAGAAATCAGTATGTTAGATCCCGAAGACATCAG GTTTATACAGGGTGAAGAAAGTCCAAACGGAAAGCCACTTCTGTTGGTCAGTGGAAGTACAAGCGGCACTGTATCTATCATAGAAGTGAATGTCGACTTATCATACCAGCAAG ATGACCCTGTAACTGCCCAGATTCGGAGCAGCGCCTCGTTTGTCTGTCTATCGAAAG TACTGTTGGTTATATATATTGGACTTTTCTTGTGGGGGAGATGGGAGAGAAACTTGCCCGTGTAG
- the LOC128559359 gene encoding uncharacterized protein LOC128559359 gives MSCTVRTIGSTVSTMSSTVSTMSSTVRTMSGTVRTMSSTVNSTSSTVSTMSSTVKIMSSTVTIMSSAVSTMSSTVSTMSSTVRIMSSTVRIMSNAVSTINSRVRTFSSTVRTMGSTVRTLSCTLRTMYSTVSTMSSTVRTMNSTVSTMSGTVRTMNSAVRTMCSTVSTMSSTVKTMNCTVSTMSSTVRTMNSAVRTMSSTVRTMSSTVRTMSSTVRTMSCTVGTMNSTVRAMSGTVRTMISTVRTTGCTESTLSGTVRTTSSTVSTVSSTVSTMNSTVRSMSSAVRTMSGTVRTMSSAVRTMSSTMRTMSGTVRTMSSTVRTMSDTVSNMSDTVSNMSSTVRTLSGIVSTMSNTVSNISSAVSTMSSTVSTMSCTVSTMSSAVSTMSSTVSTISSTVSIVSSEYYEQCSEYYEQYSKYC, from the coding sequence ATGAGCTGTACAGTGAGAACTATTGGCAGTACAGTGAGTACTATGAGCAGTACAGTGAGTACTATGAGCAGTACAGTCAGAACTATGAGCGGTACAGTCAGAACTATGAGCAGTACAGTGAATAGTACGAGCAGTACAGTGAGTACTATGAGCAGTACAGTTAAAATTATGAGCAGTACAGTGACAATTATGAGCAGTGCAGTGAGTACTATGAGCAGTACAGTGAGTACTATGAGCAGTACAGTGAGAATTATGAGCAGTACAGTGAGAATTATGAGCAATGCAGTGAGTACTATAAACAGTAGAGTGAGAACTTTCAGCAGTACAGTGAGAACTATGGGCAGTACAGTGAGAACTTTGAGCTGTACATTGAGAACTATGTACAGTACAGTGAGTACTATGAGCAGTACAGTGAGAACTATGAACAGTACAGTGAGTACTATGAGCGGTACAGTGAGAACTATGAACAGTGCAGTGAGAACTATGTGCAGTACAGTGAGTACTATGAGCAGTACAGTGAAAACTATGAACTGTACAGTGAGTACTATGAGCAGTACAGTGAGAACTATGAACAGTGCAGTGAGAACTATGAGCAGTACAGTGAGAACTATGAGCAGTACAGTGAGAACTATGAGCAGTACAGTGAGAACTATGAGCTGTACAGTGGGAACTATGAACAGTACAGTGAGAGCTATGAGCGGTACAGTGAGAACTATGATCAGTACAGTGAGAACTACGGGCTGTACAGAGAGTACTTTGAGCGGTACAGTGAGAACTACGAGCAGTACAGTGAGTACTGTGAGCAGTACAGTAAGTACTATGAACAGTACAGTGAGATCTATGAGCAGTGCAGTGAGAACTATGAGCGGTACAGTGAGAACTATGAGCAGTGCAGTGAGAACTATGAGCAGTACAATGAGAACTATGAGCGGTACAGTGAGAACTATGAGCAGTACAGTGAGAACTATGAGCGATACAGTAAGTAATATGAGCGATACAGTAAGTAATATGAGCAGTACAGTGAGAACTTTGAGCGGTATAGTGAGTACTATGAGCAATACAGTGAGTAATATAAGCAGTGCAGTGAGTACTATGAGCAGTACAGTGAGTACTATGAGCTGTACAGTGAGTACTATGAGCAGTGCAGTGAGTACTATGAGCAGTACAGTGAGTACTATAAGCAGTACAGTGAGTATTGTGAGCAGTGAGTACTATGAGCAGTGCAGTGAGTACTATGAGCAGTACAGTAAGTACTGTTAG
- the LOC123546344 gene encoding uncharacterized protein LOC123546344 — MSSTVRIMRSAVSTMSSTVSTMSSTVRTMSSAVSTMSSTVSTMSSTVRTMSSTVRTMSSALSTMSSTVSTMSSTMRIMSSTVRIMSSAVSTMSSTVSTMSSAVRIMSNTVRIMSNTVRTMSITVRIMSSALRTISHTVRTMSSTVRTIGSTVGTMSSTVSAMNSAVSTMNSTVRTMSSTVRTMSSTVRTMSSTVRTMSSTVRTMGGTVSTVSSTVRTVSSTVRTMSSAVSTMSSAVSTMSSTVSTMSSTVSTMSSTVSTMSSTVRTVSSTVRIMNSTVSTMSSTV; from the coding sequence ATGAGCAGTACAGTGAGAATTATGAGAAGTGCAGTGAGTACTATGAGCAGTACAGTGAGTACTATGAGCAGTACAGTGAGAACTATGAGCAGTGCAGTGAGTACTATGAGCAGTACAGTGAGTACTATGAGCAGTACAGTGAGAACTATGAGCAGTACAGTGAGAACTATGAGCAGTGCATTGAGTACTATGAGCAGTACAGTGAGTACTATGAGCAGTACAATGAGAATTATGAGCAGTACAGTGAGAATTATGAGCAGTGCAGTGAGTACTATGAGCAGTACAGTGAGTACTATGAGCAGTGCAGTGAGAATTATGAGCAATACAGTGAGAATTATGAGCAATACAGTGAGAACTATGAGCATTACAGTGAGAATTATGAGCAGTGCATTGAGAACTATAAGCCATACAGTGAGAACTATGAGCAGTACAGTGAGAACTATTGGCAGTACAGTGGGAACTATGAGCAGTACAGTGAGTGCTATGAACAGTGCAGTGAGTACTATGAACAGTACAGTGAGAACTATGAGCAGTACAGTGAGAACTATGAGCAGTACAGTGAGAACTATGAGCAGTACAGTGAGAACTATGAGCAGTACAGTGAGAACTATGGGCGGTACAGTGAGTACTGTGAGCAGTACAGTGAGAACTGTGAGCAGTACAGTGAGAACTATGAGCAGTGCAGTGAGTACTATGAGCAGTGCAGTGAGTACTATGAGCAGTACAGTGAGTACTATGAGCAGTACAGTGAGTACTATGAGCAGTACAGTGAGTACTATGAGCAGTACAGTGAGAACTGTGAGCAGTACAGTGAGAATTATGAACAGTACAGTGAGTACTATGAGCAGTACAGTGTGA
- the LOC123548164 gene encoding mesenchyme-specific cell surface glycoprotein-like isoform X1 — protein MCCSKQIYVTFILLYYAECFNVEFKTLSTVYLPFTYSPTAQYALDKDAAEQMAYDPVSNIIYSVGHSNLHVIDISDVHFPKVLFHKSYDNVDGTDVEVCGDHVFVAFDNETVREDGFVDVFKAFNKSSSSLDLIHHIVVGDIPDMIHPIKDCSKVIVAIEAEPYIDTIHDRLVDNPGGVGVITFTDSPSGDYSYNVVDFRKFNARFTELEKTGVRWINRENNTFANDIEPEYIAFNADETKAYICLQENNAIAVFDMKTEQIEDILGLGFKNWNYYTMDASDKDGGIHMRPWPVFGMYQPDSIKHYTHQGVDYLIMGNEGDSKDYGPYLTEEIQVKDVELSSLFESNETIRREMQEKSQLGRLKVAAGDGKNRETGKYDKLYAFGGRSFSIRRADTMELVYDSGIEIAHKTSLLHSNLFNSGYKEGHLVAASMDSRSDNKGPETESVTMGHFGDTTLLMIGNERPGTIAVYTIDERLSEVAPTFVTLLTGINRTDDTWDNLYKNREISMLDPEDIRFIQGEESPNGKPLLLVSGSTSGTVSIIEVNVDLSYQQDDPVTAQIRSSASFVCLSKVLLVIYIGLFLWGRWERNLPV, from the exons ATGTGCTGTTCGAAGCAGATATATGTAACTTTTATTCTGTTGTATTATGCTGAATGTTTTAATGTAGAATTTAAGACGCTCTCGACGGTTTATCTGCCTTTTACATATTCGCCGACGGCGCAGTACGCGCTTGACAAAGATGCCGCAGAGCAGATGGCATACGATCCTGTTTCCAATATCATCTACTCAGTTG GTCACTCAAACCTTCACGTTATTGACATAAGTGACGTGCACTTTCCAAAAGTGTTATTTCACAAGTCTTATGATAATGTTGATGGCACAGACGTTGAAGTATGTGGAGATCACGTGTTTGTTGCCTTTGACAATGAGACTGTAAGGGAAGATGGCTTTGTCGATGTCTTTAAAGCGTTTAACAAGTCATCAAGCTCGCTAGATCTGATTCATCACATTGTTG ttggagACATCCCTGATATGATTCATCCCATCAAAGACTGCAGTAAAGTTATTGTTGCAATTGAAGCAGAGCCATACATTGATACAATCCACGACAGACTTGTTGATAACCCTGGTGGAGTTGGCGTCATAACGTTCACAGATTCCCCATCCGGAGACTACAGCTACAATGTGGTTGACTTTAGAAAATTCAATGCAAG ATTCACGGAGTTGGAAAAGACCGGGGTCCGTTGGATCAACAGAGAAAACAACACGTTTGCTAACGATATTGAGCCAGAATACATCGCCTTTAATGCTGATGAAACTAAAGCTTATATATGTTTACAG GAGAATAACGCAATTGCCGTGTTTGATATGAAAACTGAACAAATAGAAGACATTTTAGGACTTGGTTTCAAAAACTGGAATTATTATACAATGGACGCAAGTGATAAGGACGGAG GTATACACATGCGACCTTGGCCTGTGTTTGGTATGTATCAACCAGATTCGATCAAACACTACACGCACCAAGGCGTTGACTACCTTATAATGGGTAATGAAGGTGATTCCAAAGATTATGGACCATATTTAACAGAGGAAATTCAAGTGAAAGATGTCGAACTTTCATCATTGTTTG AGAGCAACGAGACTATCAGACGTGAGATGCAAGAGAAATCACAATTAG GACGGTTAAAGGTCGCTGCTGGGGACGGAAAGAATCGTGAAACTGGAAAATACGATAAACTTTATGCATTTGGTGGAAGAAGCTTTTCTATAAGACGTGCGGACACGATGGAACTTGTGTATGACAGTGGTATTGAGATCGCTCACAAAACTTCGTTACTGCACTCAAATTTATTTAATAGTGGCTATAAGGAGGGACATCTGGTGGCGGCCTCAATGGATAGTAGATCTGATAATAAG GGCCCGGAAACAGAAAGTGTAACAATGGGACATTTTGGAGATACAACCTTGTTGATGATTGGTAATGAAAGGCCTGGAACAATTGCCGTATACACGATTGATGAACGTTTGTCTGAGGTAGCACCGACATTTGTAACACTTCTAACTGGCATCAACAGAACTGATGATACCTGGGACAACCTTTATAAAAATAGAGAAATCAGTATGTTAGATCCCGAAGACATCAG GTTTATACAGGGTGAAGAAAGTCCAAACGGAAAGCCACTTCTGTTGGTCAGTGGAAGTACAAGCGGCACTGTATCTATCATAGAAGTGAATGTCGACTTATCATACCAGCAAG ATGACCCTGTAACTGCCCAGATTCGGAGCAGCGCCTCGTTTGTCTGTCTATCGAAAG TACTGTTGGTTATATATATTGGACTTTTCTTGTGGGGGAGATGGGAGAGAAACTTGCCCGTGTAG